A window from Pirellulales bacterium encodes these proteins:
- a CDS encoding VOC family protein: MSIDFKRDFRPGLYCVELRTTQWERAVQWYREALGLRTLVRVVDDGYALFEAGETRLALLSRKSSGEPSPRWSLGFEVENLDVVARRLLDAGSHVTRPKSNPEGFQEIITADPDGNTIRLFAWPNE; this comes from the coding sequence ATGAGCATTGATTTCAAACGAGATTTTCGCCCCGGTTTATACTGCGTCGAACTACGAACGACCCAATGGGAACGGGCCGTCCAGTGGTATCGAGAGGCTCTCGGCTTGCGAACCTTGGTTCGCGTCGTGGACGACGGCTACGCCCTTTTTGAGGCCGGCGAAACGCGTTTGGCACTGCTATCACGGAAATCTTCCGGCGAACCCAGCCCTCGTTGGAGTTTGGGTTTTGAGGTTGAAAACCTCGATGTCGTCGCCCGCCGACTGTTGGATGCTGGGTCACATGTGACGCGCCCTAAATCGAACCCCGAGGGCTTCCAGGAAATCATTACGGCCGATCCGGACGGGAATACGATCCGGCTGTTTGCTTGGCCGAATGAGTGA